The Parasteatoda tepidariorum isolate YZ-2023 unplaced genomic scaffold, CAS_Ptep_4.0 HiC_scaffold_6789, whole genome shotgun sequence region ATTTGAAGTTCcggaaaatttaatgaagaccCTTACATGTGACAGACATAGGCAGTTAAGAGCGTTATATtggaaatctaaataaatattaaaagttaaatgtgattatttattttttttagaaaatgaattatgtaaaaagtttCACCAAAAAATCACTTGAAGAATGTTATATTTGTGGTAAACTTTGTGATAACAGGCGTATATTATCTCATATTCGAACACATACCAATGTTGAGGTTCATGAATGCCAAGATTGTGGTAGTCGATTTNACTGCATCATGctagtgagaaaaaatttaagtgtgaTGAATGTGGAAAATGTTATTATGATAAAAGGGTGCTGAATCAACATATTAAAAGGCATAAGCCACCGACTATTATTTGCTCAGTGTGTGGTTAAGGTTTCTATGCACCAGCTGAGTATGATCGCCATTATATTATTCATGCTAATGTGAAACCTTATATCTGTCATATTTGTCATAAAGGATTTTCTCAATGCGGTCATTTAAAGAAGCATTATATTTGCCATGTAAAAAAGGAAGATCAGTATTTAAAACAGAAAGGAAATTATTTCGATGATAGTGTAAATGAGTCGAAGGAAAGTGGCAATAAAAAAACGTGTAAAAAAGTAgcagaaaatattcatttaataaataagcagGTTAAAAGTTGtgatgataatttaataaatggagTGAATGAAAATTGTGATGATGATTTAATAAATGAGCTAAATGAAAATTGtgataatgatttaataaatgacCTGAATGAGAATTGtgatgataatttaataaatgagcTGAATGAAAATTGTGATGATTTAACAAATGAGCTAGAAGGAAAATGTGATGATTTAGCAAATGTGCTGCTTACAAATTGTGATGATAATCTAACAAATGATCAGAATATTAATTGTGATGATAATTTAACCAAtaagtttgaagaaaatttatgtaaaattaattctaaatatgaattgaaaaaaggGTGTTCTAACA contains the following coding sequences:
- the LOC122273684 gene encoding uncharacterized protein (The sequence of the model RefSeq protein was modified relative to this genomic sequence to represent the inferred CDS: added 320 bases not found in genome assembly), with protein sequence MHLYAASFSGMGSPACSHLKMNYVKSFTKKSLEECYICGKLCDNRRILSHIRTHTNVEVHECQDCGFYAPAEYDRHYIIHANVKPYICHICHKGFSQCGHLKKHYICHVKKEDQYLKQKGNYFDDSVNESKESGNKKTCKKVAENIHLINKQVKSCDDNLINGVNENCDDDLINELNENCDNDLINDLNENCDDNLINELNENCDDLTNELEGKCDDLANVLLTNCDDNLTNDQNINCDDNLTNKFEENLCKINSKYELKKGCSNKIVRNNLQRKDCTKDVLTVYDQINYENIFNISKKLSNVHDDDILDVKLNKNSFIKSYDFNELSCAIPFRCNLCKQYFVCKKEYEKHTSGLFCCVSNSDCNLKRSINENKLIPSTFSTGKPFICILKRES